The DNA sequence TGCATGTAAAGTTTTCTTTAGAGAATTAAGTTTAATTGCTTCAATGTCAGATAATCTTGTGGATATATTTTTCTTGAAGCAGCAATTGCATGATACACCAAAAATACTCTATAATACGCTTGATGAAACTATAAAAAGTATTGAGAATTCACACGAAAAATATGATGCTATTGCTTTAGCATACGGGCTATGTTCAAATGGAACAGTTGGTATTTCCTCAAAATACAAATTAGTTGTTCCAAAGGTTCATGATTGTATCTCTCTTTTGTTAGGTTCTAAAGATAAATATGATTATCACTTTAATAATAATGAAGGGACATATTGGCTTTCTACTGGATGGGTTGAACGATCAACACTTTTATTAGATGAAACCATTAAAAACAAATATGAGGAGTACATAGAACTTTATGGGGAAGATAATGCAAACTATATAATAAAAGAGCTTTTAGGTTTCTTGCATAATTATAAATATTGCTCATATATATCTTGGGATGAATTTAAGAGCATAGATAGTAAGTTTATAGAATTATCAAAAGAGTTTGCACGATTTTATAACCTTGAATTTAATATAGTTAAGGGTAATTCAAGTTATTTATTTGATTTGGTAAATTCAAACTGGGATGAGGAAAGATTTTTGATTGTTGAACCAAATAAATGTATTCAGCCATCTTATGATAAAGAAGTAATAAAATATATTTAATTTTGGAGGTTTGATTAAATTGTTTGATTATCATGTCCACTCGAACTTTTCAAGTGATTCAAAAATGTCTATGGAAGAGGCTATTATTTCAGCTATAAGCAAAGGTATTAAAGAGATAGCATTTACAGATCATGTTGATTTATTATATCCTCCTGTTAGTTATACAATAATTGAAATAGATTACGATAAATATGTTGATATTTTTAGTCAATTAAAAGAAAAATACAAAGATGATATATCAATAAAATTAGGAGTGGAAGTTGGCATACAACCTCATTCAATTACAAAAAGCAAAGAGCTAATTGATAAATATCCCTTCGATTTTATTATTGCTTCAACACATGCAGTGGAATTCAAGGACCTTTGTGAGGGAGATTTCTTTGTAAATAAATCAAAGGATGAAGCTTACAGGATATATTTTGAGGATATTTTAAATATTGTTAATAATTTTAATGATTTTTGTGTTTATGGCCATTTAGATATTGTAAAAAGATATGGTAACTATGAAGATAAGTCCCTTGATGTTGTAAAATATATTGATATTATTGATGAGATATTCAAAAAGATTATTGAAAAAGAAAAAGGTATTGAAATAAATACATCTGGTTTTAGATACAATTTAAATTCTACTCATCCTCAAATAGATATTATTAAAAGATACAAAGAATTAGGTGGAGAAATTATTACATTAGGTTCAGATTCTCATTTTAAAGAACATATAGGTTATAAATTTGATTATGTATTAGATTTATTAAAATCTTTAGGTTTTAGGTATATCACAAGATTTGATAAAAGAATACCTATATATGAAAAAATCTAACCTCTATTACTTAGGGGTTAGATTATCTTTTCTATTACTCCTCCTCCAACAACTATATCACCATCATAAAATACAACTGATTGTCCTGGAGTGATTGCTCTTTGCTTTTGTTCAAACTTTACCATAATGCTTTTTTCATCAATAGGTGAGATTATAGCCTTTGCCTCTTTTGCAGAATATCTTATTTTAGCATTAACTTCGATTGGTCTTTCAAGTTTATCAAATGGTATAAAATTTAAATCTCTTGCAATAAGAGTATCTTTGAAAATGTGCTCTTCATCACCTAAAACTACTACATTCTCTTTTGGATTTATATCAACAACATACATTCTCTTGCCTTGTGAGATACCAAGTCCTTTTCTTTGTCCAATTGTATAATGAAAATAGCTCTTACTTCTACCTAATATTCTCCCATCAATAGAAAGATATTTACCTTCTTCTTTAAAATTTGTTGCATCTTCTATAAATCTGCCATAGTCATCATCAGATACAAAGCATATCTCTTGTGAATCAGCCTTTTTAGCAACTGGAAGATTATATTTCTCTGCTATTTCACGTGTTTGTTCTTTATTAAAATCGCCGAGTGGATATAAAGTTTTTGAAAGAACATATTGAGTCATATTATAAAGAGCATAAGTCTGGTCTTTTTTATCAGCAACCGACTTTTTTAAAAGAAATCTATTTAAATTCTCATCATATTCAATCCTTGCATAGTGTCCAGTTGCAATAAAGTCCATTCCAAGCATTTCAGCTTTTTTTAAAAATGACTCAAATTTAATCTTTCTATTACACATGATACAAGGATTCGGAGTCTTGCCTTTCATATATTCATCTACAAAATAGTCAATAACAGTATTTTTAAATTCTTCTCTCATGTTAAATACATAGTAGGGTATCCCTAATATGTTTGCTACTCTTCTTGCATCTTCAACAGCATGCAATGAGCAGCAACCACCTTCTTTTACTGCATCTATGTCACAAATTGGTTCCCATATTTGCATTGTTGCACCATATACCTCATACCCTTTTTCAAGCAAAATAGCGGCAGCAACAGAACTGTCTACGCCACCGCTCATAGCAACCAAAACCTTTTTTTTCA is a window from the Caldicellulosiruptoraceae bacterium PP1 genome containing:
- a CDS encoding histidinol-phosphatase HisJ family protein produces the protein MFDYHVHSNFSSDSKMSMEEAIISAISKGIKEIAFTDHVDLLYPPVSYTIIEIDYDKYVDIFSQLKEKYKDDISIKLGVEVGIQPHSITKSKELIDKYPFDFIIASTHAVEFKDLCEGDFFVNKSKDEAYRIYFEDILNIVNNFNDFCVYGHLDIVKRYGNYEDKSLDVVKYIDIIDEIFKKIIEKEKGIEINTSGFRYNLNSTHPQIDIIKRYKELGGEIITLGSDSHFKEHIGYKFDYVLDLLKSLGFRYITRFDKRIPIYEKI
- a CDS encoding DUF1638 domain-containing protein; the protein is MRIAIIACKVFFRELSLIASMSDNLVDIFFLKQQLHDTPKILYNTLDETIKSIENSHEKYDAIALAYGLCSNGTVGISSKYKLVVPKVHDCISLLLGSKDKYDYHFNNNEGTYWLSTGWVERSTLLLDETIKNKYEEYIELYGEDNANYIIKELLGFLHNYKYCSYISWDEFKSIDSKFIELSKEFARFYNLEFNIVKGNSSYLFDLVNSNWDEERFLIVEPNKCIQPSYDKEVIKYI
- the mnmA gene encoding tRNA 2-thiouridine(34) synthase MnmA — encoded protein: MKKKVLVAMSGGVDSSVAAAILLEKGYEVYGATMQIWEPICDIDAVKEGGCCSLHAVEDARRVANILGIPYYVFNMREEFKNTVIDYFVDEYMKGKTPNPCIMCNRKIKFESFLKKAEMLGMDFIATGHYARIEYDENLNRFLLKKSVADKKDQTYALYNMTQYVLSKTLYPLGDFNKEQTREIAEKYNLPVAKKADSQEICFVSDDDYGRFIEDATNFKEEGKYLSIDGRILGRSKSYFHYTIGQRKGLGISQGKRMYVVDINPKENVVVLGDEEHIFKDTLIARDLNFIPFDKLERPIEVNAKIRYSAKEAKAIISPIDEKSIMVKFEQKQRAITPGQSVVFYDGDIVVGGGVIEKII